Genomic segment of Molothrus aeneus isolate 106 chromosome 3, BPBGC_Maene_1.0, whole genome shotgun sequence:
CGGTGAGTTGCTGTGGGAAGACCCTTGCGGGAGGGGTGGAACCCGGGTGGGGTTGGTCCCGATCAGCGCCCCCCGGGCTGTGATAAACCCTGTCCTTTGTGTTTGCAGAGGCTGCGAAGTGGCGTGGTCAGAGATCTCGAGCGTCAGAATCAGAAAAAGGAGAACATTCGCCTGTTAGAAGAGCAGATTGCTCTGACAAAGCAGCTCATTGAGGAGAGAGACAAGGCGCTAATGGAAAAACGTTCCCAGCAGCCCTAGGCACAGGCCTGGCTCCTTAGAGGTTTGATTAAAGACGTTTGGAGGGCGTTTGCGTCTCACTCCTTGCAGGTGTTGTAACAAACAGAGGTAATCTATCAAAGACTGCTTATTTTGTATCAATTATAATCCAGCCTCTGCAGCTGTAGGGCAGACACAAACCCATTTGGTCTGCGATCGGTACTCGCACTGTGGGGGCTTGGCTGTGCCGCGTCcgaggctggggaggagcagctcaTTGTCGGGCAGGCTCCCTCTAGGATGGCCAACAACGTTCACATGGGTGGGCTGCTCAGCCGCCACGACGATGAAGCCACCAGGACCTCCACCTCcgaggggctggaggagggcgAGGTGGAAGGGGAGACTCTCCTGATCGTGGAGTCCGAGGACCAGGCTTCCGTGGATTTATCGCACGACCAGAGCGGGGACTCCCTGAACAGCGACGAGGGGGAAACGTCCTGGATGGAGGAGATGTCCTATTACTGTGAGAAGTGCCAGAAGTGGATCCCAGCAAGTAAGGCTGTGTGGTGCTGGCCGTGCTGGGTGTTTGCGAGGTGTTTGTGCTGTCCCGTGTTCTTGTTTCGCACCTTGTTGGGCTGCTCCCCGTCCTGCCTCGGTGGGTGATGCctgagggcaggggctgtgttaGACACTGCCGTCCCAGAGCTGGTGCTCTCCGAGGAAGTCAAACTGTCTTCTTCAATTATTAGAGAACATCAAAGTTCAGAAATGTGCCCACCCTCACAGTTCTTGCAGCTGTTTGGGGGCTTGGGCCAAGCGACCTGACCTCTCTGCTCACTCAGATAGTGATCCTTGCTGTAAAGCTCTGGGGACGAAAAGGACTTTTGTGTGTTacatttttcccctctctgctgaTTTGTCACATCTGTGGAGCATATGGCTAACCCTCAACTTTAATGTTTTCCCAATAATGTGAATTTAAATTCGCTTACAAACATGCCCAGCcttcagcagccagccctggggggTGTTAGGAGCAAGCTGCAGAATTTGTTGCCTCTCCTCTGGCACAGATATATGCTGTTAGGGGTGTAACAGACAGCTTTACATTCTAAATTCTGGATTATCTGGTCTGTTATTACACTTAAGAGCCAGATAGTGATAAACACCTTGgctttggtgttttgtttttctttttttttttgtttgatttgattCGgaggtttgtggggtttgtttatttgtttgtggtTAGAAATAAGGAACTTTTTAGGTGGCACCTGCCGTGCAGATATGTCAGAGCTGCCCTTTTTGCCTTCTTAGGATTTGCTGAAATTTAGAGTGTAACAATTTCTTCTCAAGGTATGTTAGTGAATGTTTAGGTGTTAATGTAATGAAACCAGCACCAGACTATTTAATTACTATGTACTAAAGggaaatattaatttgaaatgtattaatagaaaaaaatgaagcagagtTTAAAGGTAGCATGAGCTATCTCACGTGGAGCACTTGATTTAACACTCTCACTTGATTTAGCACTcaacttgttttattttacaaacaTGCTCCTCTCTGCAGTTGCTGTGGAACAAATccaaggagcagaaaaggccagTTGCAAAGCAACGGTAGCCACGTACAAACGTGCAGAGTAAACGAGCTGCCAAAGGGAGATACTGTGCTGTTTCCTAATGATTCAGTTCTAGAGAGTCCACATGTCTCGTGTGAAAGTGGCCATTGCGCTCAGGCAAATAATCACTTTATTACAATGAATTGCCACCTAGAAATTCTCTTCATTTACCAAGTGTGAGGGGGTTTTCCCCCCATCAGATGCAGTTGCAACTTGAATTCTGTAATTCAGTATGGAAGCAGGGTATCCATatgttaaaaattataaaattatacattaaaaaagaCGACATCCTTGTAGAGAAACATCTTTTGGGTGGGACTTTCCAGAAACACTCTAGTCTTAACAGTGTTTCTCTGTCCTCCGGTGTCATTTTTCAATTGTTCATGTTTGTGTAAATTAACTCCTGGTGAGTGTAGAAgccctgatttctttttcctctgctgtagAAACATGGAATTAAGACCTGTAACTTTGGTTGCATGGGGG
This window contains:
- the PET117 gene encoding protein PET117 homolog, mitochondrial — translated: MSRGSRLALAVSALLSAAIVAAVHIQQRRELERLRSGVVRDLERQNQKKENIRLLEEQIALTKQLIEERDKALMEKRSQQP